A genomic stretch from Pirellulales bacterium includes:
- a CDS encoding DUF1015 domain-containing protein, with protein sequence MPTIQPFRGLRYDPKHVGSLSNVVAPPYDVIGKELQDQLYKAHPANVIRLILNRDEPGDNESNNRYTRAAKFLKNWRAEGVLTSEPDPAVYVYHQMFRYGDQEFTRRGFMARCRLERFGEGRIYPHEETLSGPKADRLLLMRACRANLSQIFGLYPDPQSTAQNLLETAVAKAPPLEATDHLGVVHRMWPLADPKIASELSGEMQPHPIFIADGHHRYETACNYRDELAAAAGGSLPPEHPANFVLMMFISMSDPGLIVMPTHRLFRGLPKMSSSELIEKLGPNFTTRIAGEGSDLAPTIWNEIEADGDQGTLGLYTAADQRWVVARLTDAGRRRMAEVASERSADWQGLGVALLHRLVVDTLLAAKDLPKPRYVHLVEEVVEGVETDEFPLAALVMPATVEHIRRISQHGERMPAKSTYFYPKLLSGLVINPLE encoded by the coding sequence TTGCCCACCATCCAGCCATTTCGCGGACTGCGGTACGATCCGAAGCATGTCGGTTCGTTGTCGAACGTCGTTGCCCCACCCTACGACGTGATCGGCAAAGAGTTGCAAGACCAGCTTTACAAGGCTCACCCGGCGAATGTCATCCGGTTGATTCTCAATCGCGACGAGCCGGGCGACAACGAGTCGAACAACCGCTATACGCGAGCCGCGAAGTTTCTCAAAAATTGGCGCGCCGAGGGTGTGCTTACCAGCGAACCGGATCCGGCGGTGTATGTGTATCACCAGATGTTTCGCTACGGCGATCAGGAGTTCACTCGCCGCGGGTTCATGGCCCGCTGCCGGCTGGAACGATTCGGCGAGGGGCGGATCTATCCGCATGAAGAAACGCTCTCGGGCCCCAAGGCCGACCGGCTGCTGCTAATGCGCGCCTGCCGCGCCAATCTGAGCCAGATTTTCGGACTGTATCCCGACCCGCAAAGCACGGCCCAAAATCTGCTCGAGACCGCGGTGGCCAAAGCTCCGCCGCTCGAGGCCACCGATCATTTGGGCGTCGTACACCGCATGTGGCCGCTAGCGGATCCGAAGATCGCTTCCGAACTCAGCGGCGAAATGCAGCCGCATCCGATTTTCATTGCCGACGGGCATCACCGCTACGAAACGGCTTGCAACTATCGCGATGAATTGGCCGCCGCAGCCGGCGGTTCGCTCCCGCCCGAGCATCCGGCCAATTTCGTGTTGATGATGTTTATCAGCATGAGCGACCCGGGCCTGATCGTGATGCCGACGCATCGACTGTTTCGCGGGTTGCCGAAAATGAGTTCAAGCGAACTGATCGAAAAGCTCGGCCCGAATTTCACGACCCGCATCGCCGGCGAAGGGAGCGACCTGGCCCCGACAATCTGGAACGAAATCGAAGCGGATGGCGACCAAGGCACGTTGGGCCTGTACACGGCCGCCGACCAGCGGTGGGTTGTTGCCCGGCTTACCGACGCTGGCCGGCGCCGCATGGCCGAGGTGGCAAGCGAGCGCAGCGCCGATTGGCAAGGCCTGGGCGTGGCTTTGTTGCACCGGCTCGTGGTCGACACGCTTCTGGCGGCCAAGGACCTGCCGAAGCCGCGCTATGTGCATTTGGTCGAGGAAGTGGTCGAAGGCGTGGAAACCGACGAGTTTCCTTTGGCGGCACTGGTGATGCCGGCGACGGTCGAACACATTCGCCGCATCAGCCAGCACGGCGAACGCATGCCGGCCAAGAGCACCTATTTCTATCCGAAGCTGCTCAGCGGATTGGTAATCAATCCACTGGAATAG
- a CDS encoding ParA family protein yields the protein MGRILCVANQKGGVGKTTTAVNLAVGLAKAGARTLLVDLDPQCNATTGLGSRPTERHPLVSRLPLKDSLWQTAQAGLELLPGSRSFQDVEALAHAARDEAATLRQHLASGMSAYDFVLIDCPPSLGELTRTALAASTEVLMPIQCEYYAMEGLAQMIDVIRQVMDGQPGRLQFGGIVLTMYDAYLELTREVEQEVRDFFGEIVYWTVIPRDVTVSEAPSHGQSVLDYAPRGRGAMAYVELCMEVLERE from the coding sequence ATGGGCCGCATCCTTTGCGTCGCCAATCAGAAAGGAGGGGTTGGCAAGACCACCACGGCCGTCAATTTGGCCGTGGGACTGGCCAAGGCCGGCGCTCGCACTTTGCTCGTGGATCTCGATCCGCAATGCAACGCCACCACCGGGCTCGGCTCGCGCCCCACGGAACGGCATCCGCTCGTATCGCGGTTGCCGCTCAAGGATTCGCTCTGGCAAACCGCCCAGGCGGGACTGGAACTATTGCCCGGCAGCCGCAGTTTTCAAGATGTCGAAGCGCTGGCCCACGCCGCCCGCGACGAGGCCGCCACGCTGCGGCAACATTTGGCGAGCGGGATGAGTGCCTACGATTTCGTGCTGATCGATTGCCCCCCGTCCCTCGGCGAACTGACGCGCACGGCCTTGGCCGCTTCGACCGAGGTGTTAATGCCGATCCAGTGCGAATACTATGCAATGGAAGGGCTGGCGCAGATGATCGACGTGATCCGACAGGTGATGGATGGCCAGCCCGGCCGGCTGCAGTTCGGCGGCATCGTGCTCACGATGTACGACGCTTATCTCGAACTGACGCGGGAAGTGGAACAAGAGGTGCGGGATTTTTTCGGCGAGATTGTCTACTGGACCGTGATCCCACGCGATGTAACCGTTTCCGAGGCCCCCAGCCACGGCCAATCCGTGCTGGACTACGCTCCGCGCGGACGCGGCGCGATGGCCTATGTCGAACTCTGCATGGAGGTGCTCGAACGTGAGTAA
- a CDS encoding ParB/RepB/Spo0J family partition protein, protein MSKERRLGRGLEALLGRSYNEGTSAQLSLHVPEGEGARGEGRGASEAAGSDGAPAADDAAPVTGAVSVAIQEIHTNPFQPRRDFDPAEITALADSLRQHGLIQPILVRRAADGYQLIAGERRLRAAVEAGWTEVPVQIREADDRQMAELAIVENLQRKDLNPLEKAASFEQYLERYGCTQEELAGRLNIDRSTIANLIRLLELPQEVQDAIRCGRITQGHARALLPLGDEREQVAFCERIQTEGLSVRATEQTVQDLIHAGDASPMAGPMGVVAPEAAGKPSRPARARSQNVALLEQEFRAALGTKVSIRQSAKGRGKIVIPFASSEEFDRLREYLCGAEPDAQARVG, encoded by the coding sequence GTGAGTAAAGAACGACGTCTTGGCCGCGGCTTGGAAGCGCTCTTGGGCCGCTCGTACAACGAAGGAACGTCCGCGCAGCTTAGCTTGCATGTGCCGGAGGGAGAAGGGGCGAGGGGCGAGGGGCGAGGGGCGAGTGAAGCGGCGGGCTCGGACGGTGCTCCAGCCGCCGATGACGCGGCGCCGGTAACCGGCGCGGTATCGGTCGCAATCCAAGAAATTCACACCAATCCGTTTCAGCCGCGGCGCGATTTCGATCCAGCCGAAATCACGGCCTTGGCCGACAGCTTGCGCCAGCACGGCCTGATCCAGCCGATCCTCGTGCGCCGCGCCGCCGACGGCTATCAACTGATCGCCGGCGAGCGACGCTTGCGAGCCGCGGTCGAAGCCGGCTGGACTGAGGTGCCGGTGCAAATCCGCGAGGCCGACGATCGCCAAATGGCCGAGCTAGCCATCGTCGAAAACTTGCAGCGGAAGGATCTCAACCCGTTGGAAAAAGCCGCGTCCTTCGAGCAGTATCTCGAGCGCTACGGCTGCACCCAAGAGGAGCTAGCAGGCCGGCTGAACATCGACCGTTCGACGATCGCCAACTTGATCCGCCTGCTCGAGCTGCCGCAAGAAGTGCAAGACGCGATCCGCTGCGGCCGCATCACGCAGGGGCATGCCCGCGCGCTGTTGCCGTTGGGCGACGAGCGCGAGCAAGTGGCCTTCTGCGAGCGGATCCAAACCGAAGGCCTGAGCGTGCGCGCGACGGAGCAAACCGTTCAAGACCTGATCCACGCCGGCGACGCGTCGCCGATGGCCGGTCCGATGGGCGTGGTCGCTCCGGAAGCTGCCGGCAAGCCCTCGCGCCCGGCCCGCGCTCGCAGCCAGAATGTGGCATTGCTCGAGCAAGAATTCCGGGCGGCGTTGGGCACGAAAGTGTCGATCCGCCAATCCGCCAAAGGCCGCGGCAAGATCGTCATCCCCTTCGCCAGCAGCGAAGAATTCGACCGCCTGCGCGAATACCTCTGCGGCGCCGAACCGGACGCGCAAGCACGCGTCGGATAG
- a CDS encoding type II toxin-antitoxin system HicB family antitoxin, translated as MKESDRYVKIVEWSDEDGCYVGSSPGLFYGGCHGNDEKQVFAELCQIVDETIDLYHQDGRPLPPATSGRDYANKMQDVA; from the coding sequence ATGAAAGAAAGCGACCGTTACGTCAAAATCGTCGAATGGTCGGACGAGGATGGCTGCTACGTCGGCAGTTCGCCGGGACTGTTTTATGGTGGCTGCCACGGGAACGACGAGAAACAAGTGTTTGCGGAGCTTTGCCAAATCGTCGACGAAACCATCGATCTGTATCATCAGGATGGCCGGCCGCTGCCGCCCGCAACGTCCGGTCGCGACTATGCGAACAAAATGCAAGACGTCGCTTGA
- a CDS encoding type II toxin-antitoxin system HicA family toxin, with protein sequence MASIETAAWPLCSGAIIEPRRPEYLRGRRRLAATVESAALHSGRSILPGGDRERPRTVHHHVPRRTAGLVLAEEAEMRKQLADPDLGGQFAQFNENGQHFLSRRRDQGKRYPNVDAVSQDAHGWASDLAFAASRRYGLIVGHIGQAARSIWCLMSQGRVVSMPRKVRELVRDLDQAGFTNRGGKGSHRNFVHPRVAKPITISGKDGDDPSRFRRKP encoded by the coding sequence ATGGCTTCGATCGAAACCGCTGCGTGGCCGCTATGCAGCGGCGCGATTATTGAGCCGAGGAGGCCTGAGTATTTGCGGGGGCGCCGGCGGCTGGCTGCGACGGTTGAATCGGCGGCGCTGCATTCTGGCCGGTCAATTCTGCCCGGTGGTGATCGAGAACGGCCAAGAACTGTTCATCATCATGTCCCACGGCGAACGGCCGGTTTGGTCCTCGCCGAGGAAGCCGAGATGCGCAAGCAGTTGGCCGATCCGGACCTCGGGGGACAGTTCGCACAGTTCAACGAGAACGGCCAGCATTTCCTGTCGCGTCGGCGGGATCAGGGCAAAAGGTATCCGAACGTTGACGCAGTGAGCCAGGATGCCCACGGCTGGGCGAGCGATCTGGCTTTTGCCGCTTCTCGGCGATATGGTTTAATTGTAGGGCACATTGGCCAGGCGGCGCGTTCCATCTGGTGTTTAATGTCGCAGGGGCGGGTGGTCTCGATGCCGAGGAAGGTCCGTGAACTCGTCCGCGACCTCGATCAAGCCGGATTCACCAATCGGGGCGGAAAGGGGAGCCATCGGAACTTTGTTCACCCAAGGGTCGCCAAGCCCATTACGATATCCGGCAAAGACGGCGACGATCCAAGCCGTTTCAGGAGAAAGCCGTGA